CAACGCCTGAAGCAGCTGGCCTGTAAGCGCATGTCCGGCCTTCACGCCTTCATAACGACCGATGATGGAATGGCCGGCCACATACAGATCACCCATTGCGTCAAGCATCTTGTGGCGCACCGGTTCATCCGCGCGGCGCAAGCCGCCCGGGGTCAGAACCGCGCCGCCGTCGAAAACGACAGCATTGTCCAATGTGCCGCCAAGCGCCAGACCGTTGGCCTGCATCACTTCGACATCGGCGCGCATGCAAAATGTGCGGCAATCGCTAAGTTCGCGCAGAAATGCACCATTATACATTTCCAGCGAACGGCTTTGATGGCCGATTGCCTTGTCGGCAAAATCAATCTCGAATGCCAGTTCAAGACCGTCAGCGGGCGACAGGCTGGCACGCGCGCCATCCCGTTCCACGCTTACGGGGCGCAAGACGCGCAAAACCCGCACCGGCGCATCGCACTGCGCCAGCCCTGCGGACAGAATGCGCGCGACGAATGGCGCAGCGCTGCCGTCCAGAATAGGCACTTCAGGGCCGTCAATTTCAATGCGTAGATTGTGAACGCCACAGCCATGCAGCGCGGCCATCAAATGCTCGATTGTGCTGACACTTGCACCGGCATCATTGCGCAGCACTGTGCACAGGCTGGCTTCGACCCAGTTTTCCGGCCCGACCG
Above is a window of Roseinatronobacter sp. S2 DNA encoding:
- the lpxC gene encoding UDP-3-O-acyl-N-acetylglucosamine deacetylase, which produces MQQTIAKPISIAGTGLHSGAPVRLNLCPAGPDHGLQFVRVDIAQGDNVIAVGPENWVEASLCTVLRNDAGASVSTIEHLMAALHGCGVHNLRIEIDGPEVPILDGSAAPFVARILSAGLAQCDAPVRVLRVLRPVSVERDGARASLSPADGLELAFEIDFADKAIGHQSRSLEMYNGAFLRELSDCRTFCMRADVEVMQANGLALGGTLDNAVVFDGGAVLTPGGLRRADEPVRHKMLDAMGDLYVAGHSIIGRYEGVKAGHALTGQLLQALFADPENYEIVPCEARDIARLPGANLSTKDMQLSA